Proteins from one Nicotiana tabacum cultivar K326 chromosome 23, ASM71507v2, whole genome shotgun sequence genomic window:
- the LOC107799793 gene encoding putative WRKY transcription factor 40 produces the protein MDTSSRDKSFAIDLNTNPSPQNVNSIPHEMLDEELIRMKEENKKLTTTLTTLCENYNYLQTHLIELLQKHNSEEQNSKLLSRKRKAEDDHCCENSEIIIEEASPKKPREIRTNVSTVCVKTTPSDQSAVVKDGYHWRKYGQKVTRDNPSPRAYYKCSFAPSCPVKKKVQRSVEDPSVLVATYEGEHNHPLPSQAQVTVPLINQNVTTNPSFLNKFMQDIDTTSLQQVLVAQMASSLTKNPSFTAAVAAAISGKFFEYD, from the exons ATGGATACAAGTTCTCGGGACAAGTCTTTTGCTATTGACCTTAACACAAACCCTTCACCGCAAAACGTCAATAGTATTCCG CATGAGATGTTGGATGAAGAGTTGATCAGGATGAAAGAGGAGAATAAGAAGCTAACGACAACGTTAACAACTTTGTGTGAGAACTACAATTACTTGCAAACTCACCTAATTGAATTGCTGCAAAAACACAACTCTGAGGAGCAGAATTCCAAATTATTATCTAGAAAAAGAAAGGCTGAAGATGATCACTGTTGTGAAAATTCAGAAATCATAATTGAAGAAGCATCACCTAAGAAGCCAAGGGAAATCAGAACCAACGTTTCAACTGTTTGTGTAAAAACTACTCCCTCCGATCAAAGCGCA GTGGTGAAAGATGGATATCACTGGAGAAAATATGGTCAAAAAGTCACAAGAGATAATCCTTCACCTAGAGCCTACTATAAGTGTTCTTTTGCACCATCATGCCCAGTCAAGAAGAAG GTGCAAAGAAGTGTTGAAGATCCATCAGTTTTAGTAGCTACATATGAGGGGGAGCACAACCATCCTCTCCCATCCCAAGCTCAAGTAACAGTCCCATTAATTAACCAAAATGTTACAACAAATCCTAGTTTTCTGAACAAATTCATGCAAGACATTGACACAACTTCGCTACAGCAAGTTTTAGTCGCACAAATGGCGTCTTCCTTGACCAAGAACCCTAGTTTCACAGCTGCAGTTGCTGCAGCCATCTCCGGAAAATTCTTTGAATATGATTAA